One genomic window of Salmo salar chromosome ssa12, Ssal_v3.1, whole genome shotgun sequence includes the following:
- the LOC123725664 gene encoding extensin-like: protein MSVKTLCHLIGTPKSFIGPPKSFIGPSKSFIGPPKSFIGLSKSFIGPPKSFIGPSKSFIGTPKSFIGTPKSFNGPPKSFNGPPKSFIGPSKSFIGPPKSFIGPPKSFIGPPKRFIGPPKSFIGPPKSFIGPSKSFNGPPKRFIGPPKSFIGPPKSFVGPSKSFIGPPKSFIGPSKSFIGPPKRFIGPPKRFIGPPKSFIGPPKSFIGPSKSFNGPSKSFIGPSKSFIGPSKSFIGTPKSFIGPSKSFIGPSKSFNGPSKSFIGPSKSFIGPSKSFIGPSKSFIGPPKSFIGLSKSFIGPPKSFIGPSKSFIGTPKSFIGTPKSFNGPPKSFNGPPKSFIGPSKSFIGPPKSFIGPPKSFIGPPKRFIGPPKSFIGPPKSFIGPSKSFNGPPKRFIGPPKSFIGPPKSFIGPSKSFIGPPKSFIGPSKSFIGPPKRFIGPPKRFIGPPKSFIGPPKSFIGPSKSFIGPSKSFIGPSKSFIGTPKSFIGPSKSFIGPSKSFNGPSKSFIGPSKSFIGPSKSFIGPSKSFIGTPKSFIGPSKSFIGLPKSFIGPSKSFIGPPKSFIGPSKSFIGPSKSFIGLPKSFIGPPKSFIEPSKSFIGPSKSFIGPSKSFIGPPKSFIGPPKSFIGPPNFIGLPKSFIGPPKSFIGPSKSFIGPSKSFIGPSKSFIGLPKRFIGPSKSFIGPPKSFIGPSKSFIGPSKSFIGPSKSFIGLPKRFIGPSKSFIGPPKFYRAA from the exons atgtcagtgaagacccttTGCCATCTG ATCGGGACGCCTAAGAGTTTTATCGGGCCGCCTAAGAGTTTTATCGGGCCGTCTAAGAGTTTTATCGGGCCGCCTAAGAGTTTTATCGGGCTGTCTAAGAGTTTTATCGGGCCGCCTAAGAGTTTTATAGGGCCGTCTAAGAGTTTTATCGGGACGCCTAAGAGTTTTATCGGGACGCCTAAGAGTTTTAACGGGCCGCCTAAGAGTTTTAACGGGCCGCCTAAGAGTTTTATCGGGCCGTCTAAGAGTTTTATCGGGCCGCCTAAGAGTTTTATCGGGCCGCCTAAGAGTTTTATCGGGCCGCCTAAGAGGTTTATCGGGCCGCCTAAGAGTTTTATCGGGCCGCCTAAGAGTTTTATAGGGCCGTCTAAGAGTTTTAACGGGCCGCCTAAGAGGTTTATCGGGCCGCCTAAGAGTTTTATCGGGCCGCCTAAGAGTTTTGTCGGGCCGTCTAAGAGTTTTATCGGGCCGCCTAAGAGTTTTATCGGGCCGTCTAAGAGTTTTATCGGGCCGCCTAAGAGGTTTATCGGGCCGCCTAAGAGGTTTATCGGGCCGCCTAAGAGTTTTATCGGGCCGCCTAAGAGTTTTATCGGGCCGTCTAAGAGTTTTAACGGGCCGTCTAAGAGTTTTATCGGGCCGTCTAAGAGTTTTATCGGGCCGTCTAAGAGTTTTATCGGGACGCCTAAGAGTTTTATCGGGCCGTCTAAGAGTTTTATCGGGCCGTCTAAGAGTTTTAACGGGCCGTCTAAGAGTTTTATCGGGCCGTCTAAGAGTTTTATCGGGCCGTCTAAGAGTTTTATCGGGCCGTCTAAGAGTTTTATCGGGCCGCCTAAGAGTTTTATCGGGCTGTCTAAGAGTTTTATCGGGCCGCCTAAGAGTTTTATAGGGCCGTCTAAGAGTTTTATCGGGACGCCTAAGAGTTTTATCGGGACGCCTAAGAGTTTTAACGGGCCGCCTAAGAGTTTTAACGGGCCGCCTAAGAGTTTTATCGGGCCGTCTAAGAGTTTTATCGGGCCGCCTAAGAGTTTTATCGGGCCGCCTAAGAGTTTTATCGGGCCGCCTAAGAGGTTTATCGGGCCGCCTAAGAGTTTTATCGGGCCGCCTAAGAGTTTTATAGGGCCGTCTAAGAGTTTTAACGGGCCGCCTAAGAGGTTTATCGGGCCGCCTAAGAGTTTTATCGGGCCGCCTAAGAGTTTTATCGGGCCGTCTAAGAGTTTTATCGGGCCGCCTAAGAGTTTTATCGGGCCGTCTAAGAGTTTTATCGGGCCGCCTAAGAGGTTTATCGGGCCGCCTAAGAGGTTTATCGGGCCGCCTAAGAGTTTTATCGGGCCGCCTAAGAGTTTTATCGGGCCGTCTAAGAGTTTTATCGGGCCGTCTAAGAGTTTTATCGGGCCGTCTAAGAGTTTTATCGGGACGCCTAAGAGTTTTATCGGGCCGTCTAAGAGTTTTATCGGGCCGTCTAAGAGTTTTAACGGGCCGTCTAAGAGTTTTATCGGGCCGTCTAAGAGTTTTATCGGGCCGTCTAAGAGTTTTATCGGGCCGTCTAAGAGTTTTATCGGGACGCCTAAGAGTTTTATCGGGCCGTCTAAGAGTTTTATCGGGCTGCCTAAGAGTTTTATCGGGCCGTCTAAGAGTTTTATCGGGCCGCCTAAGAGTTTTATCGGGCCGTCTAAGAGTTTTATCGGGCCGTCTAAGAGTTTTATCGGGCTGCCTAAGAGTTTTATCGGGCCGCCTAAGAGTTTTATCGAGCCGTCTAAGAGTTTTATCGGGCCGTCTAAGAGTTTTATCGGGCCGTCTAAGAGTTTTATCGGGCCGCCTAAGAGTTTTATCGGGCCGCCTAAGAGTTTTATCGGGCCGCCTAA TTTTATCGGGCTGCCTAAGAGTTTTATCGGGCCGCCTAAGAGTTTTATCGGGCCGTCTAAGAGTTTTATCGGGCCGTCTAAGAGTTTTATCGGGCCGTCTAAGAGTTTTATCGGGCTGCCTAAGAGGTTTATCGGGCCGTCTAAGAGTTTTATCGGGCCGCCTAAGAGTTTTATCGGGCCGTCTAAGAGTTTTATCGGGCCGTCTAAGAGTTTTATCGGACCGTCTAAGAGTTTTATCGGGCTGCCTAAGAGGTTTATCGGGCCGTCTAAGAGTTTTATCGGGCCGCCTAAGTTTTATCGGGCTGCCTAA